The nucleotide sequence TGCCGCGGTACGCGGGGATCGGCGAGGCGACGCCGTGGTCACTGGTCGTCGGGCTGATGCTCGGCCAGTACCTCCTCAAACTGCTCATCGCGCTGGTCGACACGCCGTTCGTGTACGCCGTGGTCGGCCTCGTCCGCTCGCGGGCCGACGCGGCTGCGAAGGCCGCGGCCGCCGCGACGGGCGAGCCCGAACGCGAGTGACGCGGCGGGTCTCACACCCGCTCGGCGAAGGCAAAGCGCGGTTTGACCTCGTCGATCCGTACCTCGATGCGGTCGCCCACCTCGGCGTCGGGGACGAAGACGGTGAACCCCTCGACGCTGGCGATGCCGTCGCCCTCGTCGCCCCGGTCGACGATCTCGACGACGAGTTCGTCGCCGGCGGCGATCGGCGCCGTGAGATACCCCTTGGCGACGAGATACACCTCGGAGGACGAGTCCCGGGAGGCGTCCGGGCGGATCGAGCGCACGTACTCGAAGGTGTCGTCCATGTCGGCACGGAGATCCGCGAGGTCCGGGCCGTCGAAGGCCTTTACGACCAGGTCGCCGCCCGGGGCGAGGACGTCCTCGGCGACGCCGAGGGCCTGCCGGGCGAGATGGATCGATCGGGCGTGGTCGACGGAGTACTCGCCGGTCATGTTCGGAGCCATGTCCGAGACGACGACGTCGGCGCCGGCGTCGCCGACGGTCTCGCGGAGGCGGTCGACCGTCGCGTCCTCGGTCATGTCGCCCCGGAGCGTCTCGACGACGGCGTGATCGAGCGGGCGGATGCGCTGGCGGTCGACGCCGACGACGGTCCCGGCGTCGCCGACCGCCTCGGCGGCAACCTGGAGCCACCCGCCGGGTGCGGCCCCGAGGTCGACGACGACGTCGCCCGGGGCGAGCAGGTCGGCCGCCTCGTCGAGCTGTTTGAGCTTGTAGGCCGACCGGGCGCGGTAGCCCTCCTGTTTCGAGCGGTTGTAGTACTCGTCGCGACCGGTCATGGGCGACTCACCGGGAGGCGTGACCGCGAGCGAGCGGTCGCGGGATCGGCGTTCATACCCGGACCGAGGTGGTCGATCCGGAAATGCACGTCGGATGTCTGGCCGGCCTCAACACTCCTTCAGCAGGCGCTCGGCGAGCGGCGCCCCGTCGTACCGGACCGTCGAGCGGTCGGGGAGGTAGTCGATCACGCCAGCGGCGTCGAGTTTCGGCAGGTGGACGTGTCCGAGCGAGACGACGAGCCGATCCACCGGTGCCGGGTCACGCTCCGCGAGGGCCTCCGCGAGCGTCGCGACGGTCGTCACCTCCGTCTCCCCGCCGGAGAGGACGCGGATCACCCGCCGCCGTCGCGCGTCGGCCAACACCTCGAAGACGGCATCCAGTCGCTCGGTGTCGGCTTCGTCGTGTCGATTCTCCCCCGGGTCGTCGTCGACCGTGCTGTCACACGTGTTCGATGTAGTCATCGGATCCCCCCCCAGAACGCAGCTACCGGTTCCGTGTGAGCACTCATGAAGCTATTGGATGAACGGACTGTCATGTGTGCTGTCACTCGTCCTCGGGCAACAGGGCGTTGGTGACGAAGGTCACGATGCCGCGGCGCAGTCGCTCGGTGACGGCCTGATCGGAGATACCGAGGTCGTCGGCCAGTTCGAGGGTCGTACAGCGTCGGGGGATGTCGTAGTAGCCGCGTTCGACCGCGAGTTCGAGCGTCCGTCGCTGTCTGGGTGTCAGCCCGTACCAGGCGCCGGTTCCCGCAGTGGGGTTGTAGACGCGCTCGATTTCGACGGGGGTGTCGAGGTCCTCGGCACCGGATCGGAAAGTCGAGAAATCGTCGTGGCTCGGGAACTCCGCCTCGAAGGTCCACGCCTCCGGCGTTCCCGTCCCGCGGCGGATGGAGCCGCCGTGTTCGGCGAGCAGTCCGAAGAAGGGGTCGACCTCGGGGTCCCACGAGACGAGACGGAGCGAGCAGTCCTCCGACACGTCCACGAGCTCGAACCGATAGCCCTCCGCGTCGGCGAACTGATCGCGGCCGTCGAGGCGGCCGTCGGCGAGGTCGGAAAGCGAGAAAACCGGCGCCGAGCCGTCTTCTACCCCGTTCACCCGTTCGAGTTCCGTCGGTCCCCCCGACCGCGTCGGGATCCGCCGACCGAGCTCGAACTGGTGAGTCGGTATTCGCAGTTCGACGATGACAGCTATTGATCGTAGGGGAGTAGCCGACGGGGGATCATAGCAGGTATGCTTGGTTAACCAAGTTTCGTTCGGTGACGGGTCGATCGTGATAAACGTGGACGCCGCCGGTACGCGCGCTCGCCCGCGACGAACAGCGGGTATTTTTAACGCCCGGGGCATACCACCGGATACATGTTCAAGGCCATCGTGAGCGCGTCGACGCTCCGGGATGCCCTCGACTCCGTGAGCGTGCTGGTCGACGAGTGTAAGGTTCGGCTCAACGAGGACGGCCTGTCGATCCGGGCGGTCGATCCGGCGAACGTGGGGATGGTGGACCTCTCGCTGGACGCCGCGGCGTTCGAGTCCTACGAGGCCGACGGCGGCGTCATCGGCGTCAACCTCGCCCGACTGGAGGACATCGCGGGCATGGGCAACGCCGGCGACCTCGTCCACCTCGAACTCGACGAGGAGACCCGCAAACTCCACATCCGGATCGACGGCCTCTCCTACACGCTGGCGCTGATCGA is from Haloplanus salinarum and encodes:
- a CDS encoding 23S rRNA (uridine(2552)-2'-O)-methyltransferase, whose protein sequence is MTGRDEYYNRSKQEGYRARSAYKLKQLDEAADLLAPGDVVVDLGAAPGGWLQVAAEAVGDAGTVVGVDRQRIRPLDHAVVETLRGDMTEDATVDRLRETVGDAGADVVVSDMAPNMTGEYSVDHARSIHLARQALGVAEDVLAPGGDLVVKAFDGPDLADLRADMDDTFEYVRSIRPDASRDSSSEVYLVAKGYLTAPIAAGDELVVEIVDRGDEGDGIASVEGFTVFVPDAEVGDRIEVRIDEVKPRFAFAERV
- a CDS encoding DUF7344 domain-containing protein; its protein translation is MTTSNTCDSTVDDDPGENRHDEADTERLDAVFEVLADARRRRVIRVLSGGETEVTTVATLAEALAERDPAPVDRLVVSLGHVHLPKLDAAGVIDYLPDRSTVRYDGAPLAERLLKEC
- a CDS encoding helix-turn-helix domain-containing protein: MPRALKIPAVRRGRARVPAASTFITIDPSPNETWLTKHTCYDPPSATPLRSIAVIVELRIPTHQFELGRRIPTRSGGPTELERVNGVEDGSAPVFSLSDLADGRLDGRDQFADAEGYRFELVDVSEDCSLRLVSWDPEVDPFFGLLAEHGGSIRRGTGTPEAWTFEAEFPSHDDFSTFRSGAEDLDTPVEIERVYNPTAGTGAWYGLTPRQRRTLELAVERGYYDIPRRCTTLELADDLGISDQAVTERLRRGIVTFVTNALLPEDE